In Arthrobacter sp. QXT-31, one genomic interval encodes:
- a CDS encoding MetQ/NlpA family ABC transporter substrate-binding protein: protein MRKSLTLLATGIAAALALTGCGGSTAPSAESTQALDPAKPVTITVGASPVPQAKILEFLNQDLAPKAGLKLDIKEIEDYQTPNTALSDGSLDANYYQHLPWFEDQVKTKGYKFGHGEGVHIEPYAAFSEKVKDISEIKDGAKIAITNDPSNQVRALRVLEKAGLVKDIKDDSSVIGLTDAQNPKKLQFSENQPELLINDLKDPSVDLALINGNFILKAGLSTTDALAVESTENNPYANFLAWREESKDDPRIKKLDELLHSPEVKAFIQKEWPNGDVTVAF from the coding sequence ATGCGTAAATCACTCACCCTCCTCGCCACCGGCATCGCCGCGGCCCTGGCGCTCACCGGGTGCGGCGGTTCCACCGCGCCCAGCGCCGAATCCACCCAGGCCCTTGACCCGGCCAAGCCCGTCACCATCACCGTCGGTGCCAGCCCCGTCCCGCAGGCGAAGATCCTTGAATTCCTCAACCAGGACCTCGCCCCGAAGGCAGGCCTCAAGCTGGACATCAAGGAAATTGAGGACTACCAGACGCCGAACACCGCTCTGAGCGACGGCTCGCTGGACGCCAACTACTACCAGCACCTGCCGTGGTTCGAGGACCAGGTCAAGACCAAGGGCTACAAGTTCGGCCACGGCGAAGGCGTCCACATTGAGCCGTACGCCGCCTTCTCCGAGAAGGTCAAGGACATCAGCGAGATCAAGGACGGCGCCAAGATCGCCATCACCAACGATCCCTCCAACCAGGTCCGGGCGCTGCGGGTGCTGGAAAAGGCCGGCCTCGTCAAGGACATCAAGGATGACTCCTCCGTCATCGGCCTGACCGATGCCCAGAACCCGAAGAAGCTGCAGTTCTCCGAGAACCAGCCTGAACTGCTGATCAACGACCTCAAGGATCCCTCCGTGGACCTGGCCCTGATCAACGGCAACTTCATCCTCAAGGCCGGGCTCAGCACCACGGATGCGCTGGCCGTGGAGTCCACCGAGAACAACCCCTACGCCAACTTCCTGGCCTGGCGCGAGGAGTCCAAGGACGACCCGCGCATCAAGAAGCTGGACGAACTCCTGCACTCCCCCGAGGTCAAGGCCTTCATCCAGAAGGAATGGCCCAACGGTGACGTGACCGTAGCCTTCTAG
- a CDS encoding LLM class flavin-dependent oxidoreductase has protein sequence MPEPATDPSQPVGPIQPVGPGQILLGLNTFGDVGVDGAGEPKPHARVLRELLDQAVLADAVGLHAFGVGEHHRRDFAVSAPEVFLAAAAARTSNIRLGSAVTVLSSDDPIRVFQRFSTVDALSGGRAEVMLGRGSFIESFPLFGLDLADYEVLFEEKLELFDRVRAQKPVHWEGRTRPALTGLSVYPPLEHHLLPAWIGVGGTPESVLRCAQYGYPIIFAIIGGQPRAFAPLVDLYREAMDKYGQPMQQIATHSPGHIAETDEAAREELFPHWLAQRNRIGAERGWGPGNRREFDAMCGPEGALYVGSPETVARKIALLKRNLGVDRFDLKYGNGTLPHESMMRCIELFGTVVAPRVAELLSGDTPAD, from the coding sequence ATGCCGGAGCCAGCCACAGATCCCAGCCAACCCGTAGGACCCATCCAGCCGGTAGGACCCGGGCAGATCCTGCTGGGACTGAACACGTTCGGCGACGTCGGCGTGGACGGCGCCGGCGAGCCGAAGCCGCACGCCCGGGTGCTGCGGGAACTGCTGGATCAGGCGGTACTCGCTGACGCCGTCGGACTCCACGCCTTCGGCGTGGGGGAACACCACCGCCGCGACTTCGCGGTGTCAGCCCCCGAGGTGTTCCTGGCGGCCGCAGCGGCCCGGACCAGCAACATCCGGCTCGGTTCGGCCGTCACCGTCCTGAGCTCCGACGACCCCATCCGTGTCTTCCAGCGCTTCTCCACGGTGGACGCCCTGTCCGGCGGCCGCGCCGAGGTCATGCTGGGCCGCGGCTCGTTCATCGAGTCCTTTCCGCTTTTCGGCCTGGACCTGGCGGACTACGAGGTGCTGTTCGAGGAGAAGCTCGAGCTCTTCGACAGGGTGCGGGCGCAGAAGCCGGTCCACTGGGAAGGCCGCACCCGTCCGGCCCTGACCGGCCTGAGCGTCTACCCGCCGCTGGAGCACCACCTGCTGCCGGCCTGGATCGGCGTGGGCGGCACCCCGGAGTCCGTGCTGCGGTGCGCGCAGTACGGCTACCCGATCATCTTTGCCATCATCGGCGGCCAGCCCCGCGCCTTCGCCCCGCTGGTGGACCTGTACCGCGAGGCGATGGACAAGTACGGCCAGCCCATGCAGCAGATCGCCACCCACTCGCCCGGGCACATCGCCGAAACCGATGAGGCGGCCCGCGAGGAGCTGTTTCCGCACTGGCTTGCGCAACGGAACAGGATCGGCGCCGAGCGCGGCTGGGGCCCGGGAAACCGGCGCGAATTTGATGCGATGTGCGGCCCCGAGGGCGCTCTGTACGTCGGCTCCCCGGAAACGGTGGCGCGGAAGATCGCACTGCTCAAACGGAACCTCGGCGTCGACCGCTTCGACCTCAAGTACGGCAACGGCACGCTGCCGCACGAATCCATGATGCGCTGCATCGAACTCTTCGGCACCGTGGTGGCACCGCGGGTGGCCGAACTCCTGTCCGGTGACACTCCCGCAGACTGA
- a CDS encoding uroporphyrinogen-III synthase, producing MTRSPERSGPLAEALRLAGAVPLLLPLTAAERAPDQDAFGDAFEALGAGRFEWLVVSSATTVLALQEQAAEHGVELRNWLPAGTRVAAVGPASRKALEAAGIAVHFEPQREHSAAGIVDGWPGGSAAVLLPQADIAAPALARGLEAKGARVHTVVAYATVDFPAEPGRHLGAKIPGGAGDGGTAAALPLLTPAEAKAEVDDGVLAAVVAASPSAVRRIAAALAPLGSCRLVAIGPATAAEAETHGLPVTATAREATPEGLVAAVVRAIGSLSS from the coding sequence GTGACGCGAAGCCCCGAGCGCTCCGGACCCCTCGCGGAGGCGCTGCGGCTGGCCGGCGCCGTTCCCCTGCTGCTGCCGCTCACGGCCGCGGAACGCGCCCCGGACCAGGACGCATTTGGCGACGCGTTTGAGGCGCTGGGCGCGGGCCGCTTCGAGTGGCTCGTGGTCAGCAGCGCCACCACCGTCCTCGCCCTGCAGGAGCAGGCGGCAGAGCACGGCGTGGAACTGCGGAACTGGCTTCCGGCCGGAACCCGCGTTGCGGCGGTGGGGCCGGCCAGCCGGAAGGCGCTCGAGGCCGCGGGGATTGCCGTGCACTTCGAGCCGCAGCGTGAACACTCGGCCGCGGGGATCGTGGACGGATGGCCCGGCGGTTCCGCCGCCGTGCTGTTGCCGCAGGCCGATATCGCGGCCCCGGCCCTGGCCCGGGGACTGGAGGCGAAGGGTGCCCGGGTGCACACAGTGGTTGCCTATGCCACGGTGGACTTCCCGGCGGAGCCCGGGCGGCACCTTGGCGCAAAAATCCCCGGCGGGGCCGGAGACGGGGGCACCGCCGCGGCACTGCCGCTGCTGACGCCCGCCGAAGCAAAAGCCGAGGTCGACGACGGCGTCCTGGCCGCCGTCGTCGCCGCCTCACCAAGCGCCGTGCGGCGGATCGCCGCGGCACTGGCGCCGCTCGGCTCCTGCCGCCTCGTGGCCATCGGCCCCGCCACCGCCGCAGAGGCGGAAACCCATGGGCTCCCCGTGACCGCCACGGCACGGGAGGCCACTCCCGAAGGGCTCGTCGCCGCCGTCGTCCGGGCCATTGGCTCCTTAAGCAGTTGA
- the hemB gene encoding porphobilinogen synthase, with amino-acid sequence MSFPHHRPRRLRTTPAMRRLTAEHRLAPADLILPAFIREGLSEPNPIASMPGVVQHTTDTLKRAAAEAVELGVGGIMLFGIPETRDAEGTASLDPDGVLNKAIRDVRAEVGDSLVVMSDVCLDEFTDHGHCGVLDSDGYVDNDATLKIYARMAVAQADAGAHVLGPSGMMDGQIGVIREALERAGHVNTAVLAYAAKYASAFYGPFREAVDSQLKGDRRTYQMDAANRREAIQEVELDLAEGADMVMVKPAMSYLDILADVADLSPVPVAAYQISGEYAMIEAAAANGWIDRRAAITESVLGIRRAGADMVLTYWASEIAGWLRES; translated from the coding sequence ATGAGCTTTCCGCACCACCGCCCCCGGCGGCTCCGCACCACCCCGGCCATGCGCAGGCTCACGGCCGAACACCGGCTTGCCCCGGCAGACCTGATCCTTCCCGCGTTCATTCGCGAGGGCCTGTCCGAGCCCAACCCGATCGCCTCCATGCCCGGCGTCGTGCAGCACACCACGGACACCCTCAAGCGGGCGGCGGCTGAGGCCGTGGAACTGGGCGTCGGCGGCATCATGCTGTTTGGCATTCCCGAGACCCGGGACGCAGAGGGAACGGCGTCGCTCGACCCGGACGGCGTGCTCAACAAGGCCATCCGGGACGTCCGGGCCGAGGTGGGGGACAGCCTCGTGGTGATGAGCGACGTGTGCCTGGATGAATTCACCGACCACGGGCACTGCGGCGTCCTAGACAGCGACGGCTACGTGGACAACGACGCCACGCTGAAAATCTACGCCAGGATGGCCGTGGCCCAGGCCGACGCCGGCGCCCACGTGCTGGGTCCTTCGGGCATGATGGACGGCCAGATCGGCGTGATCCGCGAGGCCCTCGAGCGGGCCGGGCACGTGAATACCGCCGTGCTGGCCTACGCCGCGAAGTATGCGTCGGCCTTCTACGGCCCATTCCGGGAAGCAGTGGATTCGCAGCTGAAGGGCGACCGCAGGACCTACCAGATGGACGCCGCCAACCGGCGGGAGGCCATCCAGGAGGTGGAACTGGACCTTGCCGAGGGCGCAGACATGGTGATGGTTAAACCTGCGATGAGTTACCTCGACATCCTGGCCGACGTCGCAGACCTCAGCCCGGTGCCGGTCGCCGCGTACCAGATCTCCGGCGAGTACGCCATGATCGAGGCCGCGGCCGCCAATGGCTGGATTGACCGCCGCGCCGCCATCACTGAATCCGTCCTGGGCATCCGGCGGGCCGGGGCCGATATGGTCCTCACGTACTGGGCCAGTGAAATCGCCGGCTGGCTCAGGGAATCCTGA
- a CDS encoding methionine ABC transporter permease — MNEIFSNPVLAKALPEAIVETLQMVGISAFFTVLVGLPLGVFLHVTAPGGLRPMPVLNRIVSDIVVNITRSIPFAILMVALIPLARLLVGTSLGPVAASVSLSIGTIPFFARLVEACLRDVHHGKIDAAQVMGSTRMQVISKVMLPESLPALVAAATTTVVTLVGYSAMAGLVGGGGLGKLAYNYGFQRFDVTVMIVTIVLIIVLVQLIQLTGEWISRSLDHR, encoded by the coding sequence GTGAACGAGATCTTCAGCAATCCTGTCCTGGCCAAGGCACTGCCGGAAGCCATCGTCGAGACCCTCCAGATGGTGGGAATCTCGGCCTTCTTCACCGTGCTGGTCGGACTGCCGCTGGGCGTCTTCCTGCACGTCACCGCTCCCGGCGGGCTGCGGCCCATGCCCGTGCTCAACCGGATCGTCAGCGACATCGTCGTTAACATCACCCGCTCCATCCCCTTCGCGATCCTGATGGTGGCCCTGATCCCGCTCGCCCGGCTTCTCGTCGGGACCAGCCTCGGCCCCGTGGCTGCCTCCGTTTCACTCTCCATCGGAACCATCCCGTTCTTCGCCCGCCTGGTGGAGGCCTGCCTCCGCGACGTCCACCACGGCAAGATCGATGCTGCGCAGGTGATGGGCTCCACCCGGATGCAGGTCATCAGCAAGGTGATGCTGCCCGAGTCCCTGCCCGCCCTCGTTGCCGCGGCGACCACCACGGTTGTCACCCTGGTGGGGTACAGCGCCATGGCCGGCCTCGTCGGCGGCGGCGGACTCGGAAAACTCGCCTACAACTATGGCTTCCAGCGCTTCGACGTCACGGTCATGATCGTTACCATCGTGCTGATTATTGTGCTCGTCCAGCTCATCCAGCTCACGGGTGAATGGATCTCCCGGAGCCTGGACCACCGCTAA
- the hemL gene encoding glutamate-1-semialdehyde 2,1-aminomutase yields the protein MTSSTPRNEELFDRARQLMPGGVNSPVRAFGSVGGTPRFMVAAKGPYLTDADGNDYVDLVCSWGPALLGHAHPAVLDAVHAAVDRGLSFGASTPDEANLAAIVKERVPAVERLRMVSTGTEATMTAIRLARGFTGRNLVIKFAGCYHGHLDGLLASAGSGVATLALPGSAGVTAATAAETLVLPYNDLGAVEAAFAEHGPNIAAVITEAAPANMGVVTPGEGFNAGLSRITAAHGALLIVDEVLTGFRTGYSGYWGLTGGAADATEKWTPDLLTFGKVIGGGMPTAALGGRADVMDYLAPLGPVYQAGTLSGNPVAMAAGVATLTHATRDVYSFVDARSLELSGALSAALDAAGVDHSIQRAGNLFSVAFGTSEHGVHNYSDALKQEAFRYAPFFHSMLDSGVYLPPSVFEAWFLSAAHDDAAMNRIFEALPAAAEAAAAAKA from the coding sequence ATGACTTCCAGTACCCCTCGCAACGAGGAACTTTTCGACCGCGCCCGCCAGCTGATGCCCGGCGGCGTCAACTCGCCTGTCCGCGCCTTCGGTTCCGTCGGCGGCACGCCCCGCTTCATGGTGGCGGCCAAGGGCCCCTACCTGACGGATGCCGACGGCAACGACTACGTGGACCTGGTCTGCTCCTGGGGCCCGGCCCTGCTGGGGCACGCCCACCCGGCGGTCCTCGACGCCGTGCACGCCGCCGTCGACCGCGGGCTCTCCTTCGGCGCCTCGACCCCCGATGAGGCCAACCTTGCGGCGATCGTCAAGGAACGCGTTCCCGCCGTCGAACGGCTGCGCATGGTCTCCACCGGCACCGAAGCCACCATGACGGCGATCAGGCTGGCCAGGGGCTTCACCGGCCGCAACCTGGTCATCAAGTTCGCCGGCTGCTACCACGGCCACCTCGACGGGCTGCTCGCTTCCGCAGGCTCCGGCGTGGCCACCCTGGCGCTGCCCGGTTCCGCGGGCGTCACGGCTGCCACCGCCGCCGAGACCCTGGTGCTGCCGTACAACGACCTCGGCGCCGTCGAGGCCGCCTTCGCCGAGCACGGGCCGAACATCGCCGCCGTCATCACCGAGGCTGCGCCCGCCAACATGGGCGTGGTCACCCCCGGTGAGGGCTTCAACGCCGGCCTGTCACGGATCACCGCCGCCCACGGGGCCCTGCTGATCGTCGACGAGGTCCTGACCGGCTTCCGCACCGGCTACTCGGGGTACTGGGGACTTACCGGCGGCGCCGCCGACGCCACGGAGAAGTGGACCCCCGACCTGCTGACCTTCGGCAAGGTCATCGGCGGAGGCATGCCGACGGCGGCCCTCGGCGGCCGTGCCGATGTCATGGACTACCTTGCGCCGCTCGGTCCCGTCTACCAGGCAGGCACGCTGTCCGGCAATCCGGTGGCCATGGCGGCCGGCGTGGCCACCCTGACCCACGCCACCCGGGACGTGTACTCGTTCGTGGACGCCCGGTCGCTGGAACTGTCCGGCGCCCTGTCCGCCGCCCTCGACGCGGCCGGCGTGGACCACTCCATCCAGCGGGCCGGGAACCTCTTCTCGGTGGCCTTCGGCACGTCCGAGCACGGGGTCCACAACTACAGCGACGCGCTGAAGCAGGAGGCGTTCCGCTACGCGCCCTTCTTCCACTCGATGCTGGATTCGGGCGTCTACCTGCCGCCGTCCGTCTTTGAGGCCTGGTTCCTGTCCGCGGCGCACGACGACGCCGCCATGAACCGGATCTTCGAGGCACTGCCCGCCGCAGCGGAGGCGGCCGCCGCCGCAAAGGCCTGA
- the hemC gene encoding hydroxymethylbilane synthase, protein MTVRIGTRASKLALTQTQQTADRLAAVGGFDVELVHVRTDGDVLTGSLSQMGGTGVFVAALRDALLRNECDVAVHSLKDLPTGSAPGLTLAATPPRVDVRDVLCARDGLKLADLPKGARVGTGSPRRAAQLRAVRPDLDIVDIRGNVDTRLGRVPGLPGNATEAVVDGKSCDLDAVILAAAGLERIGRLDTVTEYLETDIMLPAAGQGSLAIECRTAEAPRRAGSLDGSQGVLAQALAALDDADTRLAVTAERALLARLEAGCAAPVGAYAYRKGSMLHLEAVVCAVDGTASVRDKRATDGLTEVGATLLGIELAEVLLAAGAADIADLTAS, encoded by the coding sequence GTGACAGTACGGATCGGCACCCGGGCAAGCAAGCTCGCCCTGACCCAGACCCAGCAGACGGCCGACCGGCTGGCCGCCGTCGGGGGCTTCGACGTCGAGCTCGTCCATGTCAGGACCGACGGCGACGTCCTCACCGGCTCGCTGTCCCAGATGGGCGGCACCGGCGTTTTCGTGGCCGCGCTGCGTGACGCGCTGCTGAGGAACGAGTGCGACGTGGCCGTCCACTCCCTGAAGGACCTGCCCACCGGCTCCGCCCCGGGCCTGACGCTGGCCGCGACCCCGCCGCGGGTTGACGTCCGCGACGTCCTCTGCGCACGCGACGGACTCAAGCTGGCAGACCTGCCCAAGGGCGCCCGCGTCGGCACCGGCTCTCCGCGCCGGGCGGCGCAGCTGCGAGCTGTCCGCCCCGACCTGGACATCGTGGACATCCGCGGCAACGTGGACACCCGGCTGGGCCGGGTGCCCGGGCTGCCGGGCAACGCCACCGAGGCAGTGGTTGACGGGAAGTCGTGCGACCTGGACGCCGTCATCCTCGCCGCCGCAGGGCTGGAGCGGATCGGCCGCCTGGACACCGTCACCGAATACCTGGAGACGGACATCATGCTCCCGGCCGCCGGACAGGGATCGCTGGCCATCGAATGCCGCACCGCCGAGGCGCCGCGCCGGGCCGGGTCCCTCGACGGATCCCAGGGCGTGCTCGCCCAGGCGCTGGCCGCCCTTGACGACGCCGACACCAGGCTTGCGGTCACAGCCGAGCGGGCACTGCTCGCCCGGCTTGAGGCAGGCTGCGCCGCCCCCGTGGGCGCCTACGCGTACCGCAAGGGCAGCATGCTCCACCTGGAAGCCGTGGTCTGCGCCGTGGACGGCACCGCCTCGGTGCGGGACAAGCGGGCCACCGACGGACTCACCGAAGTCGGCGCCACGTTGCTGGGCATCGAACTGGCCGAGGTCCTGCTGGCAGCCGGAGCTGCGGACATCGCGGACCTGACGGCTTCCTGA
- a CDS encoding methionine ABC transporter ATP-binding protein — MITVTDLRKVYRQGKKEVVALDGVSLSVPKGSIHGIIGHSGAGKSTLVRCLTLLDRPTSGSVNIDGTELSSVRDSEIRAARRRIGMVFQHANLMDSRTAAGNVAHPLELVKAPKDKTRAKVAELLKLVGLEGFENAYPSQLSGGQRQRVGIARALASDPDVLLCDEPTSALDPATTDEILDLIQDLTRRLQLTVLIITHEMHVVKRVCGSVSLLSKGRVIESGALAEVASDLDSKLARALLPLPAAEPIKGALQAGPVLEILFSGEGAKEPVLTGVARHFDIDLNVLAGSVETLGGQQFGHLRVQLANNADYDAVLRYLRDRGISAKLAGPAADDAELAEFAPADTGFAAETGDVK; from the coding sequence ATGATCACAGTCACCGACCTGCGCAAGGTCTACCGTCAGGGGAAAAAGGAAGTGGTGGCCCTTGACGGGGTTTCCCTTTCTGTCCCCAAAGGCTCCATCCACGGCATCATCGGCCACTCCGGAGCGGGCAAGTCCACCCTGGTACGCTGCCTGACACTCCTGGACCGCCCGACGTCGGGGTCGGTCAACATCGACGGTACCGAACTAAGCTCTGTCCGTGACTCTGAAATCCGCGCCGCCCGCCGCCGTATCGGCATGGTCTTCCAGCACGCGAACCTCATGGATTCGCGCACGGCTGCCGGAAATGTGGCCCATCCCCTGGAACTGGTGAAGGCGCCGAAGGACAAGACCCGCGCAAAAGTCGCCGAACTGCTCAAGCTCGTGGGCCTCGAGGGCTTCGAGAACGCGTACCCCTCCCAGCTTTCCGGCGGACAGCGCCAGCGTGTTGGCATCGCCCGCGCCCTGGCCTCGGATCCGGACGTCCTGCTCTGCGACGAGCCCACGTCCGCACTGGACCCGGCCACCACCGATGAAATTCTCGACCTGATCCAGGACCTGACCCGCCGCCTGCAGCTCACGGTGCTCATCATCACCCATGAAATGCACGTGGTGAAGCGCGTCTGCGGGTCCGTGTCCCTGCTGTCCAAGGGCCGGGTGATCGAGTCCGGCGCCCTCGCCGAAGTCGCCTCGGACCTCGACAGCAAGCTGGCGCGCGCACTTCTGCCGCTGCCGGCAGCAGAGCCGATCAAGGGTGCGCTCCAGGCCGGACCTGTCCTGGAAATCCTCTTCTCCGGCGAAGGCGCCAAGGAACCCGTGCTCACGGGTGTGGCACGCCATTTTGACATTGACCTGAACGTTCTGGCCGGCAGCGTCGAAACCCTCGGCGGCCAGCAGTTCGGCCACCTGCGGGTCCAGCTGGCCAATAACGCCGACTACGACGCCGTCCTGCGCTACCTCCGCGACCGCGGCATCAGCGCGAAACTGGCGGGGCCCGCCGCCGATGACGCGGAACTGGCCGAATTCGCCCCGGCGGACACCGGTTTCGCCGCCGAGACGGGAGACGTCAAGTGA
- a CDS encoding ferrochelatase, which produces MSPLDPQEAAVNPVTEAGRMAPKEYDGILLASFGGPEGQDDVIPFLRNVTRGRGIPDERLEEVSHHYRANGGISPINQQNRELKAALEAELAARGIELPVLWGNRNWDPYIPQTLQDAYDAGHRRLLMLTTSAYSCYSSCRQYREDIGMALTETGLDGRLEVDKVRQYFDHPGFVEPFIEGTAGGVAEVRAQLAAAGKPDAPIHVLFATHSIPTRDAVAAGRSGDEPREFAEDSAYVAQHLANGAEIIRRVEADSGLSAPWSLVYQSRSGAPHIPWLEPDINDAIEDLAKQGVAGIVIVPLGFVSDHMEVVWDLDTEALQTCKDLGIAATRVPTPGTHRRFVEGLVELICERTVANNVADRQAVTGLGPWYDVCRPGCCENFRGEKPTIAGADTTVGQGHDPYPAGQDAK; this is translated from the coding sequence ATGAGCCCGCTCGATCCCCAGGAAGCCGCCGTGAATCCTGTCACCGAGGCAGGCAGGATGGCTCCCAAGGAATACGACGGCATCCTCCTCGCGTCCTTCGGCGGCCCCGAGGGCCAGGACGACGTGATCCCGTTCCTGCGCAACGTCACCCGCGGCCGGGGGATCCCCGACGAGCGTCTCGAAGAGGTGTCCCACCACTACCGCGCCAACGGCGGCATCAGCCCGATCAACCAGCAGAACCGGGAACTGAAGGCGGCCCTCGAAGCCGAGCTTGCGGCGCGGGGCATCGAGCTGCCCGTGCTGTGGGGCAACCGGAACTGGGACCCCTACATCCCGCAGACCCTCCAGGACGCGTACGACGCCGGCCACCGCCGCCTGCTCATGCTCACCACCAGTGCGTACTCCTGCTACTCCAGCTGCCGCCAGTACCGCGAGGACATCGGCATGGCCCTGACCGAAACCGGGCTCGACGGCAGGCTGGAAGTGGACAAGGTCCGCCAGTACTTCGACCACCCCGGCTTCGTGGAACCCTTCATTGAGGGCACCGCCGGGGGAGTCGCCGAGGTGCGCGCGCAGCTGGCCGCCGCCGGCAAGCCCGACGCGCCCATCCACGTTCTCTTCGCCACCCACTCCATCCCCACCCGGGATGCCGTGGCCGCCGGCCGGTCCGGGGACGAGCCCCGTGAGTTCGCCGAGGATTCCGCCTACGTGGCCCAGCACCTCGCCAACGGAGCGGAAATCATCCGCCGGGTGGAAGCCGATTCCGGCCTGTCCGCCCCCTGGTCCCTCGTGTACCAGTCGCGCTCGGGCGCTCCGCACATCCCGTGGCTTGAGCCGGACATCAACGACGCCATCGAGGACCTCGCCAAGCAGGGCGTGGCGGGCATTGTCATCGTGCCGCTGGGCTTCGTCAGCGACCACATGGAGGTCGTCTGGGACCTCGACACCGAAGCGCTGCAGACCTGCAAGGATCTGGGCATCGCCGCCACCCGCGTGCCCACGCCGGGAACGCACCGCCGCTTTGTGGAGGGGCTCGTGGAACTGATCTGCGAACGCACGGTGGCCAACAACGTCGCCGACCGCCAGGCCGTTACCGGCCTCGGCCCCTGGTACGACGTTTGCCGTCCCGGCTGCTGCGAAAACTTCCGCGGCGAAAAGCCCACCATCGCCGGCGCCGACACCACCGTCGGCCAGGGGCACGACCCCTACCCGGCCGGGCAGGACGCGAAGTGA